A region of Candidatus Zixiibacteriota bacterium DNA encodes the following proteins:
- a CDS encoding FAD-dependent oxidoreductase yields MDAKSVREKGVLVIGGGITGIQAALDLASSQVRVYLVEKTPSIGGRMAQLDKTFPTMDCAI; encoded by the coding sequence CGCGAAGAGCGTCAGAGAAAAGGGAGTCTTAGTAATTGGCGGAGGGATCACCGGGATTCAGGCGGCGCTTGATTTGGCATCGTCGCAGGTCAGGGTCTATCTGGTGGAGAAAACACCATCCATCGGGGGAAGGATGGCTCAGCTTGACAAGACCTTCCCGACGATGGACTGCGCCATATGA